The following are encoded together in the Mycolicibacterium arabiense genome:
- a CDS encoding serine hydrolase domain-containing protein, protein MNLDGNQASIQEVIDAGLLAGAVTLVWQGGRVLQVNELGHRDVAARVPMHRDTVFRIASMSKPVTVAAAMTLVEEGRFALTDPVTPWLPELADLRVMADPAGPLDKTVPVRRPITFDDLMTHRSGLAYAFSVGAPLNRAYGKLMFRQDQDRWLAELVKLPLAHQPGDRLTYSHATDVLGIALSRIEGKPLSEVLAERIFEPLGMTDTGFSVTREGRSRAATMYKLEESGSGGLTLRDDAMGPAPLTPPPFCAGGAGLWSTADDYLAFARMLLHGGTVDGVRVLSEDSVTAMRTNRLTDEQKRIPFLGMPFWRGRGFGLNLSVVTDPAQSRQLYGPGGLGTFSWPGAFGTWWQADPSVDRIMIYLIQNLPDLSPDSAAAAVAGNTSMLKLQAAQPKFVRHTYQALED, encoded by the coding sequence ATGAATCTCGACGGGAACCAGGCATCCATTCAGGAGGTCATCGACGCCGGGCTGCTGGCCGGCGCCGTGACGCTCGTCTGGCAGGGCGGCCGCGTGCTGCAGGTCAACGAACTCGGCCACCGCGACGTCGCCGCACGCGTCCCGATGCATCGGGACACGGTGTTCCGCATCGCGTCGATGAGCAAGCCGGTGACCGTCGCCGCGGCCATGACGCTGGTCGAGGAGGGCCGGTTCGCCTTGACCGACCCCGTGACGCCCTGGCTGCCCGAACTCGCCGACCTCCGGGTGATGGCGGATCCGGCCGGGCCGCTCGACAAGACCGTGCCGGTGCGCCGCCCCATCACGTTCGACGACTTGATGACACATCGCAGCGGTCTGGCGTACGCGTTCTCGGTGGGAGCGCCGCTGAATCGGGCCTACGGCAAGCTGATGTTCCGTCAGGACCAGGACCGCTGGCTGGCCGAACTGGTGAAGCTGCCGTTGGCCCACCAGCCCGGTGACCGCCTGACCTACAGCCACGCGACCGACGTCCTCGGAATTGCGCTGTCGCGCATCGAGGGCAAGCCGCTCTCCGAGGTGCTGGCCGAGCGGATCTTCGAACCGCTCGGGATGACCGACACCGGGTTCTCCGTCACCCGCGAGGGCCGCAGCCGGGCGGCGACGATGTACAAGCTCGAGGAGTCCGGCTCCGGTGGGCTCACGTTGCGCGACGACGCGATGGGACCGGCACCGTTGACGCCGCCACCGTTCTGCGCTGGCGGAGCAGGGCTCTGGTCGACGGCCGACGACTACCTGGCGTTCGCCCGGATGCTGCTGCACGGCGGCACCGTCGACGGAGTGCGGGTGCTGTCCGAGGACTCGGTCACCGCGATGCGCACCAACCGGCTGACCGACGAGCAGAAGCGGATCCCGTTCCTGGGCATGCCGTTCTGGCGCGGGCGCGGTTTCGGGCTGAACCTGTCGGTGGTGACCGATCCCGCCCAGTCGCGTCAGCTCTATGGCCCCGGCGGCCTCGGTACGTTCAGCTGGCCTGGGGCGTTCGGCACTTGGTGGCAGGCCGATCCGTCGGTCGACCGCATCATGATCTACCTGATCCAGAACCTGCCCGACCTCAGCCCCGACAGTGCTGCCGCAGCGGTCGCGGGCAACACGTCCATGCTGAAACTTCAGGCAGCGCAACCCAAGTTCGTCCGC